The DNA segment GTGGGCGTCCGCTTCGCCGGAGGTATTAGAAGAGGCCGCACCCCTGTTGCAGGATGCGAAAGCACGCGGGCTTGAGGATATCAGGGCCATTGCACTAAAAGAGTCGGACAGGCTGGGTCTTGAGCCGGAGACATGCATCAGGTATCTTACACGGTGCATATATTACGACCTCGGCCAACAGGAACTGGAGGGCCTGGGGCGGTTTCATGACTATGCCTTAAAGATGGGCCTGGTCCCGGATGGAGTAAGGCTTGAGTTATACGACGGAAGAAACGTTAGAGAAGGTGCTCTCAAAAGAGCGGATTGACCTGGAGGAAGGCGTCGAGCTTCTACACTCCAGCGACCTTACTCGACTGGGAATGGCCGCAGACTCCCGCACCGCCATTCTCCACCCCGAACCCTACCGCACGTACGCCATAGACAGGAACGTTAATTACACCAATATATGCGTGGCCCGGTGCGACTTCTGCGCCTTCTCAACCGATGAAAACGGAGAAGACGCCAACGTAATCACAGAACAAGAACTATTCGAAAAAATACAAGAGACCCTGGAACAGGGTGGCACACAGATACTGATGCAGGGAGGGATGCACCCGCGTCTGAGGCTGAATTTCTACCAGGATATGCTCCGCTCCATAAAGGAGAGGTTTTCCAGCATACACATACACGCCTTCTCACCGCCTGAAATCCTGCACCTCTCACAGCTTGAGAAATTACCCATAAATACCGTAATATCAAAGCTCCGGTCTGCCGGACTTGACTCCATCCCCGGCGGCGGCGCTGAGATACTGGTCGACAGGTGCCGCGATGAGATCAGCCCCAAAAAATGCACCTCGGATGAATGGCTCACCGTTATGCGAGAGGCCCATAAACTTGGCATGAAGACCACGGCCACCATGATGTTCGGCCATATCGAGACGCTGGAAGAAAGAATCGTCCATATGGACAAAATCCGGAGGCTCCAGGACGAGACCGGCGGCTTCACCGCATTTATCCCCTGGACCTTCCAGCCCAGGAATACCAGGCTTGACCACCTGTCGCCCGTGGGGGCATTTGAGTATCTGAAGACCCTGGCGGTATCCAGATTATATCTCGACAACATCCCCAACGTACAGGCGTCGTGGGTGACCCAGGGCCCGAAGATAGGCCAGCTCGCCCTGAAATTCGGCGCGAACGATATGGGCAGT comes from the Candidatus Bathyanammoxibius amoris genome and includes:
- the mqnC gene encoding dehypoxanthine futalosine cyclase, encoding MSYTTEETLEKVLSKERIDLEEGVELLHSSDLTRLGMAADSRTAILHPEPYRTYAIDRNVNYTNICVARCDFCAFSTDENGEDANVITEQELFEKIQETLEQGGTQILMQGGMHPRLRLNFYQDMLRSIKERFSSIHIHAFSPPEILHLSQLEKLPINTVISKLRSAGLDSIPGGGAEILVDRCRDEISPKKCTSDEWLTVMREAHKLGMKTTATMMFGHIETLEERIVHMDKIRRLQDETGGFTAFIPWTFQPRNTRLDHLSPVGAFEYLKTLAVSRLYLDNIPNVQASWVTQGPKIGQLALKFGANDMGSTMIEENVVRAAGVSFMMCGEEIERLIKDIGYQARQRDFYYRLVN